Below is a window of Desmonostoc muscorum LEGE 12446 DNA.
TGCCTTAGCAAGGGGGGTAGGAGGTTGGAAGGGGTGAAAATAATGTGCAACTTCACAGAGAATTAGCATTACTTACAGCAGTTTTCATGTATTTGAACCACATCTGTTGTAGGGGCACAGCATTGCTGTGCCCCTACCGCGTGGTCTATTTACCTGAAAATAGCTGTAAACTTATTTTTTCGGTTGACCTTTTTCTAAAGCTTTTTCTACTAAATCGTCGTTGACAGTAGTTACACCCTCGGTTTTGGAATTTCCAACTTCCTTTGCCAACTCTACATAATCATCAGGATTGCCACTTGACTGGGGTTGAGTTTTTATCTCTTTTGTCTGAGGGACTTTTTGTTTGGGAGCGGTTGCGGCTTCGGCTGCGGCTGCTCCTTCACCTGTGCGGTCAACTTCACTAACGCTGAATTGTTGTGCAGCTGCATAATCAGCTTCAAAATCTACCTTTGGTGCTTTTTCTTCACCACTAGCTATGTTTTCGGCAGCTAATTGAGCATCATGGGTGGGAGCTTCATTAACATTGGGTTTTACTTCATCTGGCATAATTAAAACCTTAGGTAAATTTTTATTGCTGGGGCAATCATAGCAAAGGAATTCGCTACTTTCTTGCTTCCTTGCGAGAGATTTTTACCTCTATTAAAAGGTAGATTAATGCTGCATTTACCAATTAATTTAACTCTTTCTATTGATAGTAGAATCTGATTCTCAAACTCTGGTAACTCTTAGTTTGGCCTGCTTAAATTACCTTGGAGACAAATTATGACTGCTAGTTACGATAAAACTATTTCTCAAGCTCAAAGCAATGAAACTCAAAAACTGGTAGATGCGTTTAACAAATTAGATACTGATGCCAAATTAGCTTGGTTCTATTTTGTTTATAAAAAAATGGGTGATTCCATTACTCCAGCTGCTCCCGCTGCGACCGATCCAGAATTAGCACCACTTCTGCTAGGAGATTATTTTGATTTATCAGATGACGAGCAATTGGCAATCATGCGGGATATAGTTAACCGCAAAGATACAGAATATTCCCGCGCTTATGGGGCGATTAAAGAAAACAATCAGCTGTTAGTTTGGTATGCTTGGGCAGTAGCTATGGGGAATCAAGTGGTTGGGTTACCAGGTAGCTACAAGCCAAGTAAGGCGATTAATGATTTGCTTTCTGAAATTGAAGGACTGGATTTTGATGAGCAAATTTCGGTGTTTCGGACAATAGCTGGTGAAATGGGTTACACCGATGTGAAGCCAATTGAGACACAAGCACAAACTGGTAAAACGGCGAGTTTATAATTAGCTGTGGCGACTAGAAGTCGCGGTTCATATCCCATCGTAGGCCACCACAGCTGTGCAGTGGTGTCAACTTAAGCTTTAACGCTTGTCCCACATACGCTTTACCCTACCCCCAACCCTAATACTGTTCGGTTAAGAC
It encodes the following:
- a CDS encoding orange carotenoid protein N-terminal domain-containing protein → MTASYDKTISQAQSNETQKLVDAFNKLDTDAKLAWFYFVYKKMGDSITPAAPAATDPELAPLLLGDYFDLSDDEQLAIMRDIVNRKDTEYSRAYGAIKENNQLLVWYAWAVAMGNQVVGLPGSYKPSKAINDLLSEIEGLDFDEQISVFRTIAGEMGYTDVKPIETQAQTGKTASL